From a single Thermothielavioides terrestris NRRL 8126 chromosome 1, complete sequence genomic region:
- a CDS encoding carbohydrate-binding module family 18 protein (CAZy_ID 269663) gives MRPLSLIVAISGLLGLVLAQLDVSTDGTCGAAKGYSCLGSEYGNCCSSNGWCGADDAHCGSGCQADFGLCGKGVGGVGATTTTNTRLTTLPPISSPPGQSEVTSTVFVTVTTTSYTLRPLPIRTTIKTTVTESSLVTATTTAVRTSTVEVDTTSTVLTTTTATSYSIVFATVYNTVNVTSVSTVWKTATSTTTQTVDVTSVFNQTITSTQTQPTTITSYRTVDVTSQVNVTSTAVATRTTTVPLTVTATSTVTVNSTLVTTATKTAQVNVTETALNTVYTTQTDLLTATTTLDVTRQWNTTSVVTSTAFRTITSLLTETELTQATSTVTATETTVLTRTATATATVTVLTTATATAQVNATRTSTETETETETQTQKVTQTEIERTTLTVTSTAVVTATSTEELNPTPTKAPPSTATTTTTTLTILPTTSTATASQLHSPSPPSSPPDASTGSGTGTETASATATATTTAASTTAAK, from the coding sequence ATGCGCCCGTTGTCTCTGATCGTCGCAATTTCGgggctgctcggcctcgtgCTGGCCCAGCTTGACGTCTCGACCGACGGGACCTGTGGTGCAGCCAAAGGGTACTCGTGCCTGGGCTCGGAGTACGGCAACTGTTGCTCCTCGAACGGTTGGTgtggcgccgacgacgctcACTGTGGCTCGGGATGTCAGGCAGACTTCGGCCTCTGCGGCAaaggcgtcggcggcgttggggcgaccaccaccaccaacacgCGCCTGACAACCCTGCCTCCGATCAGCAGTCCGCCGGGGCAGTCAGAAGTAACCTCCACCGTATTCGTGACAGTGACCACGACCAGCTACACGCTGAGGCCGCTTCCCATCCGGACTACCATCAAGACGACGGTAACCGAGAGCTCGTTGGTCACGGCGACCACCACAGCCGTGCGGACCAGCACAGTTGAGGTTGACACGACGTCCACCGTCCTGACCACCACAACGGCGACGAGCTACTCCATCGTCTTCGCCACGGTGTACAACACTGTCAACGTAACTAGCGTCTCCACTGTGTGGAAGACGGCCACGTCCACCACGACGCAGACCGTAGACGTGACAAGCGTTTTCAACCAGACCATCACGTCAACGCAGACGCAGCCCACGACCATCACCTCCTACCGCACGGTCGATGTGACCAGCCAAGTCAACGTCACATCCACGGCAGTTGCGACAAGAACCACAACTGTCCCGCTCACGGTGACCGCCACCTCCACCGTCACGGTCAACTCCACGCTCGTCACGACCGCGACCAAGACAGCCCAGGTCAACGTCACGGAAACGGCGCTCAACACAGTCTACACAACACAAACGGACCTGCTGACGGCAACCACGACGCTGGACGTGACGAGGCAGTGGAACACCACCTCGGTCGTGACCTCCACCGCCTTCCGCACCATCACCTCGCTCCTGACCGAAACAGAGCTCACCCAGGCCACGTCAACGGTCACAGCAACAGAAACCACGGTCCTCACCCGaacagcgacagcgacagcgacagtCACCGTGCTCAcaaccgccaccgccacagCGCAGGTGAACGCAACCCGGACCTCCACAGAGACAGAGACAGAGACAGAGACGCAGACGCAAAAGGTGACACAGACCGAGATCGAGCGCACAACACTCACAGTAaccagcaccgccgtcgTCACTGCCACCAGCACGGAGGAGCTCAACCCCACCCCTACCAAGGCCCCGCCCTCGACCGCGAccacgaccacgaccacgCTCACAATCCTGCCCACCACGtccaccgccaccgcgaGCCAGCTCCAttctccttcccctccttcctcTCCGCCGGATGCTTCGACCGGGTCGGGAACGGGGACTGAGACTGcatcggcgacggcgacggcgacaacTACGGCTGCTTCGACTACGGCCGCGAAGTAA